From the genome of Planifilum fulgidum:
TTGTCTATGAAAACAAACCCTTCACCAAGTTCCATCCGCCCCGGGGCTTTGAGAACCATCTTTCCATTCTATTCCATGCTTTTCTACCTGTGTTTTCTGCTTTATTCACACCGACTTGTTTTGCATTTGCTGCTGCATTCACGCCTTCTTGCTTCTTCCCGCAGCTGATTTCGCCGGTGTTCTATCCTCTTCTCATAAAGAAGCATCCCGTTCTCCTCGATCTCCATAACAATCCAATAAGTAGGAAACCCTGTACACGTTCATGTCTTCCTGCAATGCACGATTTTCAGTTCCTCTTGCACCAGATGATCCAGTTTCTTCGCCGCCGCCAAACTTCCTGCATCCGTGCCCATATATTATGGCCTCCTCCTCCAGGAAAATTGTTACATTCAAGATAATCTGTTATATTACCGGCCATCTACATAAACAATTGCATTACCAGCGAAACCATTGGCAACCTATAGGGATATCATCGACAAACTAGTGGCTCAACAAAAGCAGGATAAAACAAAGAAAAAGGGAGGGACTAATACTTTAATGATCGTATTGATCCAGCATCTCTTTTTCTTTCTCCTCTACTCTCTTCTGTTCTTTAATTTTCTCTTCCTCTAGAATCTTGTCTAATTCTTTATAGCGCTTTTCTTCATAACTAGATATTTTCTCCCATCTATTGCTGATTTTATCGTACAATTCGTCAGGGTTATGTAATTTCCCCCTTGATTCAAGATAGTCTTTGGCCTTTAGCATTCGAGTATTTTCCTCATGATTTGTGCGTGACAACAATGTAGTTAAATCGGTTAATTTCTTCCATTTATCCGTCCATTGTTGCTGGGCATCCAAGTAACTTTTGTTTCCCCAATCCATCCATTCAACACTTAATCGCCTATATTCCCCTTCCAGATGTTTCTTGAGATCCTCCCCGGTACTAACTGTAGTGTACTTGCCTCCACCGGCTTCCGCCACCTTCTTCAGAGCCCGCTGTCCTTCATTGTCCACGTCAAAGCCGATGATGTTGACAATCGCCTGGATCTCCGACTCATGCAGCTCCTTCGCCGCCTTGACCGGATCCCCGCCGCAGGTCTCAATCCCGTCGCTTACCACATAGATGATGTTCTCCACATTCTCCCCCGTCTTCCCGCTCAAATCGTTCTTCGCCTGCTCGATCGCCGCAGCCAGGGGAGTCCAACCCGTCGGCCGGAACTTGCCCAGGGACTTCTGGAAGGAAGATTTGTCGTAAGCCCCCAGGGGATAAACCACTTCGGTGCTCTTGCAAGAAAGCTCCTTATCTTTCTGCTGATTGCTTCCCTTGTGGCCATAAACCCGCAAGGCCACTTGGGCGCCCTCCGGCAGTTTGGAGACAAAATCATGAATCGCCTTCTTGGCCAGGTCCATCTTCACCCCGCCGCTCACCCGGCCGGCCATGCTTCCGCTCGCATCCAGGAGAATCTCCACGTTTACCTGTTTGGGCAGCTCTCCTTCCGGAACATTCACGCCTCCCGGCTCTTTAATATTTGTTTTGATCGTGGGGTCTAACGCATCCAGTTCCTTGAGAATCGGTTTGTAGTCCTCAGCCAAGAGGGCCACCAGATGATTGTAGGCTTCATCCGCCGTCAGGTTGTCAGGCAGCTTGTCCAGTTCTGCTTTCACCTTTTCCTCGTCGTACTTGTCTCCTGCATATTTGCCCGGCCCCTCCCGAAGCATCCCTTCCACATCCGTTGCCGCCTGCTTCACCTCCTCTTCATCCGATTTCTTGTCCGCCTTATCCACATTTTGACCCGAAAGCAGGGAACATCCGCTGCTGAAAACCAAGCAAAGGATTAGCATCCATAAGAGCGCTCGCTTCATCGCCTTTCCTCCCAATCTTTTGAAACACTCCATAGGACTTCAAAGTCTTTCATCGAAGATTATATCTGCTCATCCCTTGCGGTCAACAGAATCATATTACATGTAAACAATACGAGCCAACAATGTGAAGCTGGCTCGTGTTGAATCAACTATTTTCCTAGTATATGATATATTTTTTATATCTTTCACTGCTTTAATTTCTGAGACATCCCTGATAATCAGAACGTTTGGCTGAATGACTGCCCCATTCCCCTGTTCATGTTCTTGAATAGGTGAGGGGAAATTCCAGAACCATCACCCTTCAACAATACATTCTCCACTTCCTTCTTTTTATTGATATTGATCCTCCATTTCCTGGGCTTTTTCTTTCACTCTTCTCGTTTCATTAGCTTCCTCTTCTTTTAGGATATTGTCTAATTCAAAATATCGACCCTCTCTATATTTGTTAATTTTAAGCCATCGATCATTTATTTTATTATAAAGCCCGACAAAATCACTTAACTTCCCTTGGGATTCGAGATAATCTTTCGCATGTAGCATCCGACTGTTTTCTTCATTATTTTTGTCTGAAAACAATGTATCTAATTTACTAAGCTTTTCCCATTTCTCCCCCCACTGCCGCCAAGCATCCAAGGAACTATCGACTCCCCAAATCCACCATTCATTCCTCAAACGAGTGTATTCCTCTTCCAAATGCTTCCTGAGATCTTCCCCGCTGTTCACAGTGGTGTATTTGCCTCCACCGGCTTCCGCCACCTTTTTCAGGGCCCGTTGTCCTTCATTGTCCACATCAAAACCGATGATGTTGACAATCGCCTGGATCTCCGACTCATGCAGCTCCTTCGCCGCTTTGACCGGATCCCCTCCGCAGGTTTCAATCCCGTCGCTCACCACATAGATGATGTTCTCCACATTTTCTCCCGAATTCCCGCTCAAATCATTCTTTGCCTGCTCAATCGCCGCAGCCAAGGGAGTCCAGCCCATCGGACGGAATTTGTCCAGGGACTTCTGGAAGGAGGATTTGTCGTAAGCCCTCAAGGGATAAACCACCTCGGTACTCTTGCAGGAGAGTTCCTTATCCTTCTCCTGATTGCTTCCCTTGTGGCCATAGACCCGCAAAGCCACTTGGGCGCCCTCCGGCAATTTGGAGACAAAATCGCGGATCGCCTCCTTGGCCAGGTCCATCTTCACCCCGCCGCTCACCCGGCCGGCCATACTCCCGCTGGCATCCAGGAGAATCTCCACGTTCACCTGTTTGGGGAGCTCTCCTTCCGGGACGTTGACTCCTCCCGGCTCTTTAATATTTGTTTTGATGGTGGTATCAAATGTATCCAATTCCTTGAGAATCGGCTTGTAGTCTTCGGCCAGCAGGGTCACCAGATGGTTGTAGGCTTCATCCGCCGTCAGGTTGTCGGGCAGCTTATCCAGCTCCGCTTTTACCTTTTCCTCGTCGTACTTGTCTCCTGCATATTTGCCCGGCCCCTCCCGAAGCATTCCTTCTACATCCGTTGCCGCCTGTTTCACCTTCACTTCATCCGATTCCTTGTCCGCATCAGCCTGATCCACATTTTTCCCCGAAAGCAGGGAACATCCGCTGCTGAAAACCAGGCAAAGGACCAGCATCCATGAGAATGCCTGCTTCATTGCCTTCCCCCCAATCTTCCAAAGTGGGCATCCCTCAATTGCCCTTTACCCTTCTTCGTTTTCAAATGTCCCCTCATATCCCATGAATCCGTCTGCCAAGCATAATGAGATCATCCACATAAAACTCCCCGACGTATCTCTCCTTCAGATACTGCTCCGCTTCCTCCTTTACCTTCCGCTTCTCCTCCTCGGAAGGCTCCGCCAATTTCTGCAGTTCTTCAAAGGGATTGGGGATATACTGAGTCGCCCACTCATCTACAACCAGAGCAATGAGCAGTCACCACAAAAACGACGATCACTTCCACAACAAACCGCTTTCCTCTCGGAAACTCCCGTTCCCGAGTCGATCATCGAAATGATCATTAGAAGAATCTTGCTAAAGGGAAACCACAGCAATATCGTTCGGTCCAAGGCATACCAGGAAAAGTGTTCCATACGTCGGAGACTGTTTTGTCCGAACGCTTTTGATCAGGATGGGCGGTTATGGTAACTTCAGTTCCGGCGTTTTGGGTCAAGAAGTGGCACTGTATCTGGTAGCGGCATGGGATCCGGAAGTGATGTTGATGAACAAAAGAAATAAGTAAAAAAAAACCGAACCTGCCAAGGCCAAATAATGGATCTGGACCTCATAGTTTTCTTCTGTAATTCAAACAGTAACTTATGCACACTTTGCCTCATTCATTTTTATACTTCTTTTGCATCTCTTCAGCTTTTTCTTC
Proteins encoded in this window:
- a CDS encoding vWA domain-containing protein; translated protein: MKQAFSWMLVLCLVFSSGCSLLSGKNVDQADADKESDEVKVKQAATDVEGMLREGPGKYAGDKYDEEKVKAELDKLPDNLTADEAYNHLVTLLAEDYKPILKELDTFDTTIKTNIKEPGGVNVPEGELPKQVNVEILLDASGSMAGRVSGGVKMDLAKEAIRDFVSKLPEGAQVALRVYGHKGSNQEKDKELSCKSTEVVYPLRAYDKSSFQKSLDKFRPMGWTPLAAAIEQAKNDLSGNSGENVENIIYVVSDGIETCGGDPVKAAKELHESEIQAIVNIIGFDVDNEGQRALKKVAEAGGGKYTTVNSGEDLRKHLEEEYTRLRNEWWIWGVDSSLDAWRQWGEKWEKLSKLDTLFSDKNNEENSRMLHAKDYLESQGKLSDFVGLYNKINDRWLKINKYREGRYFELDNILKEEEANETRRVKEKAQEMEDQYQ
- a CDS encoding vWA domain-containing protein, which encodes MKRALLWMLILCLVFSSGCSLLSGQNVDKADKKSDEEEVKQAATDVEGMLREGPGKYAGDKYDEEKVKAELDKLPDNLTADEAYNHLVALLAEDYKPILKELDALDPTIKTNIKEPGGVNVPEGELPKQVNVEILLDASGSMAGRVSGGVKMDLAKKAIHDFVSKLPEGAQVALRVYGHKGSNQQKDKELSCKSTEVVYPLGAYDKSSFQKSLGKFRPTGWTPLAAAIEQAKNDLSGKTGENVENIIYVVSDGIETCGGDPVKAAKELHESEIQAIVNIIGFDVDNEGQRALKKVAEAGGGKYTTVSTGEDLKKHLEGEYRRLSVEWMDWGNKSYLDAQQQWTDKWKKLTDLTTLLSRTNHEENTRMLKAKDYLESRGKLHNPDELYDKISNRWEKISSYEEKRYKELDKILEEEKIKEQKRVEEKEKEMLDQYDH